In the Kitasatospora terrestris genome, one interval contains:
- a CDS encoding TetR/AcrR family transcriptional regulator, whose protein sequence is MARPRTPLLSRGRIVSTALALVDAEGLDGLSTRRLATELSVSGPSLYNHFATKDELLDAVVDSVMGEVDLSMFDAPRSWRTALRDWARSYRAALAAHPNIVPVLAQGPGRRPNALRLADAVFGCLVDAGWPRGQATRVGALMRYFITGSALGSFAAGFPEDAQLYAAHYPHLGEAHLLAEHRRSIDEGAFETGLEALLDGLELRYARLNAG, encoded by the coding sequence GTGGCCCGACCGCGCACCCCGCTGCTCAGCCGCGGGCGGATCGTGTCGACCGCCCTCGCCCTGGTCGACGCCGAAGGCCTGGACGGGCTCTCCACCCGCCGCCTGGCCACCGAGCTCTCGGTCAGCGGGCCCTCGCTCTACAACCACTTCGCCACCAAGGACGAGCTGCTCGACGCCGTGGTCGACAGTGTGATGGGCGAGGTGGACCTGTCGATGTTCGACGCGCCGCGGTCCTGGCGGACGGCGCTGCGCGACTGGGCCCGCTCGTACCGGGCGGCGCTGGCCGCCCACCCCAACATCGTGCCGGTGCTGGCCCAGGGACCCGGCCGCCGGCCGAACGCGCTCCGGCTCGCCGACGCCGTCTTCGGCTGCCTGGTGGACGCCGGGTGGCCGCGCGGACAGGCCACCCGGGTCGGTGCGCTGATGCGCTACTTCATCACCGGCTCCGCGCTCGGCTCCTTCGCGGCCGGCTTCCCCGAGGACGCCCAGCTGTACGCGGCGCACTACCCGCACCTGGGCGAGGCGCACCTGCTGGCCGAGCACCGCCGCTCGATCGACGAGGGCGCGTTCGAGACCGGCCTGGAGGCGCTCCTGGACGGTCTCGAACTGCGCTACGCCCGCCTGAACGCGGGCTGA
- a CDS encoding aminoglycoside phosphotransferase family protein produces MQTNEERRVTAVVTWQGELLGEVGPFPVDSPHWAEAACVVDGLTDRIGVPAVVLRLLSVDGGEGGRGGLVRYHVEALERPAAELEPAPVDGELADHPLRLPWATADGLRAALDWAGAELAALGRPALGPAEQVKTWNLSGLFRIPTADGPVWLKTTPPFGVDEARAIALFATADPALVPGVLAADDHRVLLEQVPGVDCWGVPEDAMLDAVENLARAQAALAGRRDPALSDRTPAALAGAFGELLASGKVTDLSAEELAAAHALTGQLPGIADALAACGLPESPVHGDYHPGNWRHRDGVTVAIDFSDAFFGHPAFDGLRARPFLSPERWAEARGRWVAAWRELAPGSDPERALELAAPLMHVYYAIRYQEFLDGIEPSERIYHEGDPAGEIRRALEAVAG; encoded by the coding sequence GTGCAGACGAATGAAGAACGGCGTGTCACCGCCGTGGTGACCTGGCAGGGCGAACTCCTGGGCGAGGTCGGCCCGTTCCCGGTGGACTCCCCGCACTGGGCCGAAGCGGCGTGCGTGGTGGACGGGTTGACGGACCGGATCGGCGTCCCGGCGGTGGTGCTGCGGCTGCTGTCGGTGGACGGCGGCGAGGGCGGCCGCGGCGGGCTGGTCCGCTACCACGTGGAGGCGCTGGAGCGTCCGGCCGCCGAGCTGGAGCCGGCCCCGGTGGACGGCGAGCTGGCGGACCACCCGCTGCGCCTGCCGTGGGCGACGGCGGACGGGCTGCGGGCCGCGCTCGACTGGGCCGGGGCCGAGCTGGCCGCCCTCGGCCGCCCGGCGCTCGGCCCGGCGGAGCAGGTGAAGACCTGGAACCTCTCCGGCCTGTTCCGGATCCCGACCGCCGACGGCCCGGTCTGGCTGAAGACCACGCCGCCGTTCGGCGTGGACGAGGCCCGTGCCATCGCGCTGTTCGCCACCGCCGACCCGGCGCTGGTCCCCGGTGTGCTGGCGGCGGACGACCACCGGGTGCTGCTGGAGCAGGTGCCGGGCGTGGACTGCTGGGGCGTGCCCGAGGACGCCATGCTCGACGCCGTGGAGAACCTCGCCCGCGCCCAGGCCGCGCTGGCCGGCCGTCGCGACCCGGCGCTGAGCGACCGGACGCCCGCCGCGCTGGCCGGCGCGTTCGGCGAGCTGCTGGCGAGCGGCAAGGTGACCGACCTGTCCGCCGAGGAGCTGGCGGCGGCGCACGCGCTCACCGGTCAACTGCCCGGCATCGCCGACGCGTTGGCGGCCTGCGGGCTGCCGGAGAGCCCGGTGCACGGCGACTACCACCCGGGCAACTGGCGCCACCGGGACGGCGTCACGGTGGCGATCGACTTCTCCGACGCGTTCTTCGGCCACCCGGCCTTCGACGGCCTGCGGGCGCGGCCGTTCCTGTCGCCGGAGCGCTGGGCCGAGGCCCGCGGGCGCTGGGTGGCGGCCTGGCGGGAGCTGGCGCCGGGCAGCGACCCGGAGCGGGCGCTGGAGCTGGCCGCGCCGCTGATGCACGTGTACTACGCGATCCGCTACCAGGAGTTCCTGGACGGCATCGAGCCGAGCGAGCGGATCTACCACGAGGGCGACCCGGCGGGCGAGATCCGCCGGGCGCTGGAGGCCGTCGCGGGCTGA
- a CDS encoding nitric oxide synthase oxygenase yields MHDAAGPPGGAGQRGLVAEAAAFVRQFHEETPAAGDPLPRLREVIAEIERTGTYRHTVEELAFGARIAWRNSARCIGRLYWRSLVVRDLRHVTGPEEMAQECFTHLRTATNGGRIRPVVSVFAPDAPGRPAPRILNSQLVRYAGYLDEDGVRTGDPAGERLASLARSLEWKSGEGRFDVLPLLIQPGPGAEPRWFEVPDDAVLEVDLRHPEHGWFAELGLRWYAVPAISDMTLEIGGVRYPAAPFNGWYMGTEIGARNLADADRYAMLHEVGRRLGLDTSSERTLWRDRALVELNVAVLHSFQEAGVTMADHHTESERFLRHIAQEERLGRPTPADWSWIVPPVSGGLTPVYHRYYDPVDPDLRPAFLTREPW; encoded by the coding sequence GTGCACGACGCCGCCGGACCGCCCGGGGGCGCCGGGCAGCGCGGACTGGTCGCGGAGGCCGCCGCGTTCGTCCGCCAGTTCCACGAGGAGACCCCCGCGGCCGGCGACCCCCTGCCGCGGCTGCGCGAGGTGATCGCCGAGATCGAGCGGACCGGCACCTACCGGCACACCGTCGAGGAGCTGGCGTTCGGCGCCCGGATCGCCTGGCGGAACTCGGCGCGCTGCATCGGACGGCTGTACTGGCGCAGCCTGGTGGTGCGCGACCTGCGGCACGTCACCGGGCCGGAGGAGATGGCGCAGGAGTGCTTCACGCACCTGCGCACCGCCACCAACGGCGGCCGGATCCGCCCGGTGGTGTCGGTCTTCGCGCCGGACGCGCCGGGCCGCCCGGCCCCCCGGATCCTCAACTCCCAGCTGGTGCGCTACGCCGGCTACCTGGACGAGGACGGCGTCCGGACCGGCGACCCGGCCGGGGAGCGACTGGCCTCACTGGCCCGATCGCTGGAGTGGAAGAGCGGCGAAGGCCGGTTCGACGTCCTGCCGCTGCTGATCCAGCCCGGGCCGGGCGCGGAGCCGCGCTGGTTCGAGGTGCCGGACGACGCGGTGCTGGAGGTGGACCTGCGCCACCCCGAGCACGGCTGGTTCGCCGAGCTGGGGCTGCGCTGGTACGCGGTGCCGGCGATCAGCGACATGACCCTGGAGATCGGCGGGGTGCGCTACCCGGCGGCGCCCTTCAACGGCTGGTACATGGGCACCGAGATCGGCGCCCGCAACCTGGCGGACGCCGACCGGTACGCGATGCTGCACGAGGTCGGGCGGCGGCTCGGCCTGGACACCTCCTCCGAGCGCACGCTCTGGCGGGACCGCGCGCTGGTCGAGCTGAACGTCGCGGTGCTGCACTCCTTCCAGGAGGCCGGGGTGACGATGGCCGACCACCACACCGAATCGGAGCGCTTCCTGCGGCACATCGCCCAGGAGGAGCGGCTCGGCCGGCCCACCCCCGCCGACTGGAGCTGGATCGTGCCCCCGGTCTCCGGCGGCCTCACCCCGGTCTACCACCGCTACTACGACCCGGTGGACCCGGACCTGCGGCCCGCCTTCCTGACCCGCGAGCCGTGGTGA
- a CDS encoding RBBP9/YdeN family alpha/beta hydrolase has protein sequence MDFLILHGWQNRRPVDHWQHWLAGQLTGLGHHVDYPQLPDPDEPRLEAWLGELERLPARPGGRTVLCHSLGCLLWLHALDRGLPVAAGAERVLLIAPPSPEVTAGIPEIAGFAPPTALRPGPSVRLVAADDDPYCPGGALAAYAGPLGLDSDLVPGGAHLNPDSGYGPWPGLLAWCLDPAVRVTGRERPGR, from the coding sequence ATGGACTTCCTCATCCTGCACGGCTGGCAGAACCGCCGCCCCGTCGACCACTGGCAGCACTGGCTCGCCGGGCAGCTCACCGGGCTCGGCCACCACGTCGACTACCCGCAGCTCCCCGACCCGGACGAGCCGCGGTTGGAGGCCTGGCTCGGCGAGCTGGAGCGGCTGCCGGCCCGGCCCGGCGGGCGGACGGTGCTCTGCCACAGCCTCGGCTGCCTGCTGTGGCTGCACGCGCTGGACCGGGGGCTGCCCGTCGCGGCCGGGGCGGAGCGGGTGCTGCTGATCGCGCCGCCCTCCCCCGAGGTGACGGCGGGCATCCCGGAGATCGCCGGCTTCGCCCCACCGACCGCCCTCCGGCCGGGCCCCTCGGTGCGGCTGGTCGCCGCCGACGACGACCCCTACTGCCCGGGCGGCGCGCTCGCCGCGTACGCCGGGCCGCTCGGCCTGGACTCCGACCTGGTGCCGGGCGGGGCGCACCTCAACCCGGACTCCGGCTACGGCCCCTGGCCCGGCCTGCTCGCCTGGTGCCTGGACCCGGCCGTGCGGGTGACCGGACGGGAGCGGCCCGGGCGGTGA
- the egtD gene encoding L-histidine N(alpha)-methyltransferase, translating into MTGYDLTRLLPADHFHHALRHDVQNGLTASPKWLPPKWFYDARGSELFEEITRLPEYYPTRAERSILVARAPEIAEVSRARTLVELGSGSSEKTRLLLDALRGLGTLDSYVPVDVSESALEAAGRALTEDYPGLGVHAVLADFTHGLHLPDGDGPRLLAFLGGTLGNLLPAERARFLAGIGERLRPDDALLLGTDLVKDTGVLVAAYDDAAGVTAEFNLNVLNVLNRELSADFDPAQFEHVALWDAEQEWIEMRLRSRRDQTVKIPELDLPLHFAEGEELRTEVSAKFRRERVATELAAAGMRLAEWWTDEQGRFGLSLARPASAG; encoded by the coding sequence GTGACCGGATACGACCTCACCCGACTGCTGCCCGCCGACCACTTCCACCACGCGCTACGCCACGACGTCCAGAACGGTCTGACCGCGAGTCCCAAGTGGCTGCCCCCGAAGTGGTTCTACGACGCCCGGGGCAGCGAGCTGTTCGAGGAGATCACCCGGCTGCCCGAGTACTACCCGACCCGCGCCGAACGCTCCATCCTGGTCGCCCGCGCCCCGGAGATCGCCGAGGTCAGCCGGGCCCGGACGCTGGTCGAGCTGGGATCCGGGTCGTCCGAGAAGACCCGGCTGCTGCTGGACGCGCTGCGCGGGCTCGGCACCCTCGACAGCTACGTGCCGGTCGACGTCAGCGAGAGCGCCCTGGAGGCGGCCGGGCGGGCCCTGACCGAGGACTACCCGGGGCTGGGCGTGCACGCCGTGCTCGCCGACTTCACCCACGGCCTGCACCTGCCCGACGGCGACGGGCCCCGGCTGCTCGCCTTCCTCGGCGGCACCCTCGGCAACCTGCTGCCCGCCGAACGCGCCCGCTTCCTCGCCGGGATCGGCGAACGGCTGCGGCCCGACGACGCGCTGCTGCTCGGCACCGACCTGGTGAAGGACACCGGCGTGCTGGTCGCCGCGTACGACGACGCGGCCGGGGTGACCGCGGAGTTCAACCTCAACGTGCTCAACGTGCTCAACCGGGAACTGTCGGCGGACTTCGACCCGGCGCAGTTCGAGCACGTCGCACTGTGGGACGCCGAGCAGGAGTGGATCGAGATGCGGCTGCGCTCGCGGCGCGACCAGACCGTGAAGATCCCCGAGCTCGACCTGCCGCTGCACTTCGCCGAGGGCGAGGAGCTGCGCACCGAGGTGTCGGCGAAGTTCCGGCGCGAGCGGGTCGCGACGGAGCTGGCGGCGGCGGGTATGCGGCTCGCCGAGTGGTGGACCGACGAGCAGGGCCGCTTCGGCCTCTCGCTCGCCCGCCCGGCGTCCGCCGGCTGA
- the egtC gene encoding ergothioneine biosynthesis protein EgtC, with protein sequence MCRHLAYLGPPVPLGRLVLEPPYGLYRQSWAPRLQRYGTVNADGFGLGWYADGDERPARYRREGPIWADANLPDLARVVRTGALLAAVRSATEGCAAGEAAAAPFAAGRWLFSHNGALPGWPERYGPLAGELPPAELLALEARTDSALLWALVLHRLRGGAEPGEALAETVRETAKYGDARLNLLLTDGTSIAATAWGDTLYHRAGPAGGVLVASEPGDDGPDWAEVPDRSLLLATAAGSTVRPID encoded by the coding sequence ATGTGCCGCCACCTCGCCTACCTGGGGCCGCCGGTGCCGCTCGGACGGCTGGTGCTGGAGCCGCCGTACGGACTGTACCGGCAGTCCTGGGCGCCCCGGCTGCAGCGCTACGGCACGGTCAACGCGGACGGCTTCGGCCTCGGCTGGTACGCCGACGGCGACGAACGGCCCGCCCGCTACCGGCGCGAGGGCCCGATCTGGGCCGACGCCAACCTGCCGGACCTGGCCCGGGTGGTGCGCACCGGCGCGCTGCTGGCGGCCGTCCGCAGCGCCACCGAGGGCTGCGCGGCCGGCGAGGCGGCCGCCGCGCCGTTCGCCGCCGGACGGTGGCTGTTCAGCCACAACGGCGCGCTGCCCGGCTGGCCCGAGCGGTACGGGCCGCTGGCCGGCGAACTGCCGCCCGCCGAACTCCTGGCGCTGGAGGCGCGGACCGACTCGGCCCTGCTGTGGGCCCTGGTCCTGCACCGGCTGCGGGGCGGCGCCGAACCCGGCGAGGCGCTGGCGGAGACCGTCCGGGAGACCGCCAAGTACGGCGACGCCCGGCTCAACCTGCTGCTCACCGACGGCACCTCGATCGCCGCCACCGCCTGGGGCGACACCCTGTACCACCGCGCCGGGCCGGCCGGCGGCGTGCTGGTCGCCTCGGAGCCCGGCGACGACGGACCCGACTGGGCCGAGGTGCCCGACCGCTCCCTGCTGCTCGCCACCGCAGCGGGCAGCACCGTCCGACCGATCGACTGA
- the egtB gene encoding ergothioneine biosynthesis protein EgtB codes for MLNADTTDPAVLRELIAAELEAARTRTAGLTDCVEDGELTAQHSPLMSPLVWDLAHIGNQEELWLLRNVGGRDPMHPEIDPLYDAFEHPRAERPSLPLLPPDQARAYAHEVRGRVFDLLAASPLEGAPLLDAGFAFGMIVQHEQQHDETMLITHQLRTGPAVLTAPPPPPAPDGPLPAEVLIPAGPFTMGTDTEPWALDNERPAHRVDLPAYWLDTTPVSNAAYQEFIADGGYRDPRWWTAEGWAHRQRAGLEAPLFWSREGGQWLRRRFGTVEPVPGDEPVLHVSWYEADAYARWAGRRLPTEAEWEKAARHDPVADRSRRYPWGDESPGPEHANLGQRHLRPAPVGGYPAGRSPYGVRQLIGDVWEWTASDFTGYPGFRVWPYKEYSEVFFGPEYKVLRGGSFAVAPVACRGTFRNWDYPVRRQIFSGFRTARDAEAG; via the coding sequence GTGCTGAACGCCGACACCACCGACCCCGCCGTGCTGCGCGAGCTGATCGCCGCCGAGCTGGAGGCCGCCCGGACCCGCACCGCCGGCCTGACCGACTGCGTCGAGGACGGCGAACTGACCGCCCAGCACTCCCCGTTGATGTCTCCGCTGGTCTGGGACCTGGCCCACATCGGCAACCAGGAGGAGCTGTGGCTGCTGCGCAACGTCGGCGGCCGCGATCCGATGCACCCGGAGATCGACCCGCTGTACGACGCCTTCGAGCACCCGCGGGCCGAGCGGCCGAGCCTGCCGCTGCTGCCGCCGGACCAGGCCCGCGCCTACGCGCACGAGGTCCGCGGCCGGGTCTTCGACCTGCTCGCGGCCAGCCCGCTGGAGGGCGCGCCGCTACTGGACGCCGGCTTCGCGTTCGGGATGATCGTCCAGCACGAGCAGCAGCACGACGAGACCATGCTGATCACCCACCAGCTGCGCACGGGACCGGCGGTGCTGACCGCTCCCCCGCCGCCGCCCGCGCCGGACGGCCCGCTGCCCGCCGAAGTCCTGATCCCCGCCGGGCCGTTCACCATGGGCACCGACACCGAGCCGTGGGCGCTGGACAACGAGCGGCCCGCGCACCGGGTCGACCTGCCCGCGTACTGGCTGGACACCACCCCGGTCTCCAACGCCGCGTACCAGGAGTTCATCGCCGACGGCGGCTACCGCGACCCGCGCTGGTGGACGGCCGAGGGCTGGGCGCACCGGCAGCGGGCGGGCCTGGAGGCACCGCTGTTCTGGTCGCGCGAGGGCGGGCAGTGGCTGCGCCGCCGCTTCGGCACGGTCGAGCCCGTGCCCGGCGACGAACCGGTGCTGCACGTGAGCTGGTACGAGGCGGACGCGTACGCCCGGTGGGCGGGCCGGCGGCTGCCGACCGAGGCGGAGTGGGAGAAGGCCGCCCGGCACGACCCGGTCGCCGACCGCTCCCGCCGCTACCCGTGGGGCGACGAGTCGCCCGGCCCCGAGCACGCCAACCTCGGCCAGCGCCACCTGCGGCCCGCCCCGGTCGGCGGCTACCCGGCCGGCCGGTCCCCCTACGGAGTCCGGCAGTTGATCGGCGACGTGTGGGAGTGGACGGCGAGCGACTTCACCGGCTACCCGGGCTTCCGGGTGTGGCCGTACAAGGAGTACTCCGAGGTGTTCTTCGGCCCCGAGTACAAGGTGCTGCGCGGCGGCTCGTTCGCCGTGGCGCCGGTCGCCTGCCGGGGCACCTTCCGCAACTGGGACTACCCGGTCCGGCGGCAGATCTTCTCCGGGTTCCGCACCGCCCGGGACGCGGAGGCCGGCTGA
- the egtA gene encoding ergothioneine biosynthesis glutamate--cysteine ligase EgtA gives MTPLTEASAERHLAGICFKIGPPRLVGVEAEWFVHDDRCPEAPVDPARVAAALAALPAHPDGPLLPAGSRLTEEPGGQVELSSPPAETLRACAELLLTDQAALRAACATQGLTLTGSGTDPLARERRMQASHPRYLAMEQYFERGGPWGRVMMTGTASVQVCVDSGTERQIAGRWRLTHLLGPVLVAAFANSPLLDGRPTGYRSTRQMVWSRMDASRTTAPAPDGDPRTAWARYVLDAEVLCVRRPDGLPWTAPAGLTFRDWLRGAGERPATLADLEYHRTTLFPPVRPRGHLELRMIDAQPGEGWLVPLALVGALLDDPRAADAALEALDRLPDPGPDAAPRSALWQRAASAGMSDPELRRAALACFAAADRALARREEGGTGAGRDGDGRLRRALGEFAERYPMRGRCPADDQLDAVRAGARPLPEEAPPC, from the coding sequence GTGACGCCCCTGACCGAGGCGTCGGCGGAGCGACATCTGGCCGGCATATGTTTCAAGATCGGGCCTCCCCGGCTGGTCGGGGTGGAGGCGGAGTGGTTCGTCCACGACGACCGATGTCCCGAGGCCCCGGTCGATCCCGCGCGCGTCGCGGCCGCCCTGGCGGCGCTGCCCGCGCACCCCGACGGCCCGCTGCTCCCGGCGGGCTCCCGGCTCACCGAGGAGCCGGGCGGGCAGGTCGAGCTCAGCTCCCCGCCCGCCGAGACCCTCCGGGCCTGCGCCGAACTGCTGCTGACCGACCAGGCGGCCCTCCGCGCGGCCTGCGCCACCCAGGGCCTGACCCTCACCGGCAGCGGCACCGACCCGCTGGCCCGCGAGCGCCGGATGCAGGCCTCGCACCCGCGCTACCTCGCGATGGAGCAGTACTTCGAGCGCGGCGGCCCGTGGGGCCGGGTGATGATGACGGGCACCGCATCCGTGCAGGTCTGCGTGGACTCCGGGACGGAGCGGCAGATCGCCGGGCGCTGGCGCCTCACCCACCTGCTGGGGCCGGTGCTGGTCGCCGCGTTCGCCAACTCGCCGCTGTTGGACGGCCGTCCGACCGGATACCGGTCCACCCGGCAGATGGTGTGGTCGCGGATGGACGCGAGCCGCACCACCGCCCCGGCACCGGACGGCGACCCGCGCACCGCCTGGGCCCGGTACGTGCTGGACGCCGAGGTGCTGTGCGTGCGCCGCCCCGACGGCCTGCCGTGGACGGCGCCGGCCGGCCTGACCTTCCGGGACTGGCTGCGCGGCGCCGGCGAGCGGCCCGCCACCCTGGCCGACCTGGAGTACCACCGCACCACGCTGTTCCCGCCGGTCCGCCCGCGCGGCCACCTGGAGCTGCGCATGATCGACGCCCAGCCGGGCGAGGGCTGGCTGGTGCCGCTGGCGCTGGTCGGCGCGCTGCTGGACGACCCGCGGGCCGCCGACGCCGCCCTGGAGGCGCTGGACCGGCTGCCCGACCCCGGCCCGGACGCGGCGCCGCGCAGCGCGCTGTGGCAGCGCGCGGCGAGCGCCGGGATGTCCGACCCCGAACTGCGCCGCGCCGCGCTCGCCTGCTTCGCCGCCGCCGACCGGGCCCTGGCCCGGCGCGAGGAAGGCGGCACGGGGGCCGGCCGGGACGGTGACGGCCGGCTGCGGCGGGCGCTCGGCGAGTTCGCCGAGCGCTACCCGATGCGGGGCCGCTGCCCCGCCGACGACCAGTTGGACGCGGTCCGGGCGGGCGCCCGGCCGCTGCCCGAGGAGGCGCCGCCGTGCTGA
- a CDS encoding aminotransferase class I/II-fold pyridoxal phosphate-dependent enzyme: MDTGFDRAGTGSAKWARAAGGAIALGLADMDLPGPAAIGEALARRAAHPALGYTVVEPADRELVARWYRRRHGVAVDPAWVVLMPFGVRTAVRLLLEAAGPLPGPVVSGSPEWGGFAAVCRAAGSAHREVAFERGADGYRLPLAGFAALRPGAVLLSSPHNPSGTVWREDEVRAAAALAAQCRGLLVSDEVHGDLLHPDAGRPQPVAVAVTGGAPHVVTLNSVGKTFNTSGVPSCFALVPDPGLRARLTGVMAGYGLWEGGLLEALVQRAALAEGGPWLEGVLAHLTAARDLAVAALGPAVLVRPRAGYLLWLDGSALGTRAGLLTQRKVELSDGADFGSAGTGCLRLNFALPLPRLQAALTRLTSQDAR; the protein is encoded by the coding sequence ATGGACACCGGGTTCGACCGGGCGGGGACCGGGAGTGCGAAGTGGGCGCGGGCCGCGGGCGGGGCGATCGCGCTGGGGCTGGCGGACATGGACCTGCCGGGGCCTGCCGCGATCGGCGAGGCGCTGGCGCGGCGGGCGGCCCACCCGGCGCTCGGGTACACGGTGGTGGAGCCGGCCGACCGCGAGCTGGTGGCGCGCTGGTACCGCCGGCGGCACGGGGTGGCCGTGGATCCGGCGTGGGTGGTGCTGATGCCGTTCGGGGTGCGGACGGCGGTGCGGCTGCTGCTGGAGGCCGCCGGCCCGCTGCCCGGGCCGGTGGTGTCCGGGTCGCCGGAGTGGGGCGGGTTCGCGGCGGTGTGCCGGGCGGCCGGGTCCGCGCACCGGGAGGTCGCGTTCGAGCGGGGCGCGGACGGCTACCGGCTGCCGCTGGCGGGGTTCGCGGCGCTGCGGCCGGGCGCGGTCCTGCTGAGCAGCCCGCACAACCCGTCGGGCACGGTGTGGCGCGAGGACGAGGTCCGGGCGGCCGCGGCGCTGGCGGCGCAGTGCCGGGGCCTGCTGGTCTCCGACGAGGTGCACGGCGACCTGCTGCACCCGGACGCGGGCCGGCCGCAGCCGGTGGCGGTCGCGGTGACGGGCGGGGCGCCGCACGTGGTGACGCTGAACTCGGTCGGCAAGACCTTCAACACCTCCGGCGTCCCGAGCTGTTTCGCGCTGGTCCCGGACCCGGGGCTGCGGGCGCGGCTGACCGGGGTGATGGCGGGCTACGGCCTGTGGGAGGGCGGGCTGCTGGAGGCGCTGGTGCAGCGCGCGGCGCTCGCGGAGGGCGGCCCGTGGCTGGAGGGGGTGCTGGCGCACCTGACCGCCGCTCGGGACCTGGCGGTGGCCGCGCTCGGCCCGGCGGTGCTGGTGCGGCCCCGCGCCGGGTACCTGCTGTGGCTGGACGGCTCCGCCCTGGGGACGCGCGCCGGGCTGCTCACGCAGCGCAAGGTGGAGCTGTCCGACGGCGCCGATTTCGGGTCGGCCGGAACCGGTTGCCTACGGCTGAATTTCGCCCTCCCGCTACCCCGCCTGCAAGCCGCTCTCACCCGGTTGACCAGCCAGGACGCCCGCTGA
- a CDS encoding antibiotic biosynthesis monooxygenase, which yields MQTSEPVAGGEVTLFVARSVDRGHEEDFERWARGILGAAAAHPGNLGTGLLRPSAPGEPWHLLLHFRDAEVFRAWQESPERAACFAKATGHHVEVRRRELHGMEGWFATTPTGAHRTPPPRWKMAVASTVAIAPLTVSASLWLNPHLVMPAAVRSLVLAPVISTLMTYVALPAATRAMRRWLFPRRGADAELS from the coding sequence ATGCAGACGTCGGAACCGGTCGCGGGCGGGGAGGTCACCCTGTTCGTCGCCCGGAGCGTGGACCGCGGGCACGAGGAGGACTTCGAGCGCTGGGCGCGGGGGATCCTCGGCGCGGCGGCGGCGCACCCGGGCAACCTCGGGACCGGCCTGCTCCGGCCGTCGGCGCCCGGAGAGCCGTGGCACCTGCTGCTGCACTTCCGCGACGCCGAGGTGTTCAGGGCCTGGCAGGAGTCGCCCGAACGGGCCGCGTGCTTCGCGAAGGCGACCGGCCACCACGTCGAGGTCCGCCGACGCGAACTGCACGGCATGGAGGGCTGGTTCGCCACCACCCCGACCGGCGCCCACCGCACGCCGCCGCCGCGCTGGAAGATGGCGGTCGCCTCCACGGTGGCGATCGCCCCGCTCACCGTCAGCGCCAGCCTGTGGCTCAACCCGCACCTGGTCATGCCGGCGGCCGTCCGCTCGCTGGTGCTCGCGCCGGTGATCTCCACGCTGATGACCTACGTGGCCCTCCCCGCCGCCACCCGGGCGATGCGCCGCTGGCTCTTCCCGCGGCGGGGGGCCGACGCCGAGCTTTCGTAA